The following proteins come from a genomic window of Pseudomonas putida:
- a CDS encoding 4-hydroxyproline epimerase: MKQIHVIDSHTGGEPTRLVMKGFPQLRGRSMAEQRDELRELHDRWRRACLLEPRGNDVLVGALYCPPVSADATCGVIFFNNAGYLNMCGHGTIGLVASLQYLGLITPGEHKIDTPVGQVSATLHEDGAITVANVPSYRYRQHVAVDVPGHGVVRGDIAWGGNWFFLVSEHGQRIALDNREALTEYTWAMLKALEAQGITGENGAPIDHIELFADDLDADSRNFVMCPGKAYDRSPCGTGTSAKLACLAADGKLAEGQTWVQASITGSQFHGRYTRDGERIRPFITGRAYMTADSTLLIDEQDPFAWGI, from the coding sequence ATGAAACAGATTCACGTCATCGACTCCCACACGGGTGGCGAACCAACCCGCCTGGTGATGAAGGGCTTTCCGCAACTGCGGGGCCGAAGCATGGCCGAACAGCGTGACGAACTGCGCGAACTGCACGACCGGTGGCGCCGCGCCTGCCTGCTGGAGCCACGCGGCAACGATGTGCTGGTTGGCGCGCTGTACTGCCCGCCAGTGTCGGCCGACGCCACCTGCGGAGTGATCTTCTTCAACAACGCCGGTTACCTGAACATGTGCGGCCACGGCACCATCGGCCTGGTCGCCTCGTTGCAGTACCTGGGCCTGATCACACCGGGTGAGCACAAGATCGACACCCCGGTCGGCCAGGTCAGCGCCACCTTGCATGAAGATGGCGCCATCACCGTCGCCAACGTGCCCTCCTACCGCTACCGCCAGCATGTGGCGGTGGACGTGCCCGGCCATGGCGTGGTGCGCGGCGACATTGCCTGGGGCGGCAACTGGTTTTTCCTTGTGTCCGAACACGGCCAGCGCATTGCGCTGGATAACCGCGAGGCGCTGACCGAGTACACCTGGGCCATGCTCAAGGCCCTGGAGGCCCAGGGCATCACCGGCGAAAACGGCGCCCCCATCGACCACATCGAGCTGTTCGCCGACGACCTCGACGCCGACAGCCGCAACTTCGTGATGTGCCCCGGCAAGGCCTACGACCGCTCCCCATGCGGCACAGGCACCAGCGCCAAGCTGGCCTGCCTGGCCGCCGACGGCAAGCTTGCCGAAGGCCAGACCTGGGTGCAGGCCAGCATCACCGGCAGCCAGTTCCATGGCCGCTACACGCGCGACGGCGAACGCATTCGTCCGTTCATCACCGGCCGCGCCTACATGACCGCCGACAGCACCCTGCTGATCGACGAACAGGACCCTTTCGCCTGGGGCATCTGA
- a CDS encoding FdhF/YdeP family oxidoreductase has product MSQDEHIRDYKGAAAGWGALKSVTKSWLGSENAFKNLRAMLKTNQNGGFDCPGCAWGESPESDMVKFCENGAKAVNWEATGRSVDPAFFAKYSVSALKEQTDYWLEYQGRLTHPMRYDAATDHYVETTWQEAFELVARHLHALQSPDEAEFYTSGRASNEAAFLYQLFVRAYGTNNFPDCSNMCHEASGAGMSETLGVGKGTVVFHDLELADAIFVIGQNPGTNHPRMLEPLREAVKRGAQVVCFNPLKERGLERFQHPQHPFEMLSNGSEPTSSAYFRPALGGDMAAMRGIAKYLLQWEREAQAKGEPAVFDHAFIAEHTSGVDDYLATVDATSWEHIVKQSGLTLAEIELAARMYRKAERVIMCWAMGVTQHRHSVPTVQEIVNLQLLRGNVGKPGAGLSPVRGHSNVQGDRTMGIDEKPSAALLDAIEQRFQFSVPRTHGHNAVLAIKAMEEGRAKVFIGLGGNFAQATPDTARTHAALQNCALTVQISTKLNRSHLVTGRDALILPCLGRTEIDLQAEGPQGVTVEDTFSMVHISHGQLRPRSPHMRSEPWIIAGMAKATLGNQPIDWEFAVADYSRIRQMIADVIPGFASFNERLQQPGGFHLGNTAADRNFRTATGKARFMPHALPEELVNAKVLARGDKPDLILQTLRSHDQYNTTLYGLDDRYRGVFGLREVVFVNEADIRRLGFEPGEQVDLVSLWEDGVERRVSGFRLVAYDVPEGQAAAYYPETNPLVPLESYGEGTYTPTSKFVAIKVVKAKAGNRIAAVLASD; this is encoded by the coding sequence ATGAGCCAGGACGAACACATCAGGGACTACAAGGGCGCCGCCGCCGGCTGGGGGGCGCTGAAAAGCGTGACCAAGAGCTGGCTGGGCAGCGAAAATGCCTTCAAGAACCTGCGGGCCATGCTCAAGACCAACCAGAACGGCGGCTTCGACTGCCCCGGCTGTGCCTGGGGCGAGTCGCCGGAAAGCGACATGGTCAAGTTCTGCGAGAACGGCGCCAAGGCGGTCAACTGGGAAGCCACCGGCCGCTCGGTCGACCCGGCTTTCTTCGCCAAATACAGCGTCAGCGCGTTGAAGGAGCAGACCGACTACTGGCTCGAATACCAGGGCCGCCTCACCCACCCGATGCGTTACGACGCCGCCACCGACCACTATGTCGAAACCACCTGGCAGGAGGCCTTCGAGCTGGTCGCCAGGCACCTGCATGCGCTTCAGTCGCCAGATGAGGCCGAGTTCTACACCTCGGGCCGGGCCAGCAACGAGGCGGCGTTCCTCTACCAACTGTTCGTGCGCGCTTACGGCACCAACAACTTCCCTGATTGCTCGAACATGTGCCACGAAGCCAGCGGCGCGGGCATGTCGGAAACCCTCGGGGTGGGCAAGGGCACCGTGGTGTTCCACGACCTGGAACTGGCCGACGCGATCTTCGTCATTGGCCAGAACCCCGGCACCAACCACCCGCGCATGCTCGAACCCCTGCGGGAAGCGGTCAAGCGTGGTGCCCAGGTAGTCTGCTTCAACCCGCTGAAAGAGCGTGGCCTCGAGCGCTTCCAGCACCCGCAGCACCCGTTCGAAATGCTCAGCAACGGCTCCGAGCCGACCTCCAGTGCCTACTTCCGCCCGGCCTTGGGTGGGGACATGGCGGCAATGCGCGGCATTGCCAAATATTTGTTGCAATGGGAGCGCGAGGCGCAGGCCAAGGGCGAGCCGGCGGTGTTCGACCATGCCTTCATCGCCGAGCACACCAGCGGCGTCGACGATTACCTGGCGACGGTGGACGCCACGTCCTGGGAGCACATCGTCAAACAGTCGGGCTTGACCCTGGCCGAGATCGAGCTGGCCGCCCGCATGTATCGCAAGGCCGAACGGGTCATCATGTGTTGGGCCATGGGCGTCACCCAGCATCGCCATTCGGTGCCGACCGTGCAGGAAATCGTCAACCTGCAGCTGCTGCGCGGCAACGTCGGCAAACCCGGCGCAGGCCTGTCGCCGGTGCGTGGCCACAGCAACGTGCAGGGTGACCGTACCATGGGCATTGATGAGAAGCCGTCGGCGGCGCTACTCGATGCCATCGAACAACGTTTCCAGTTCAGTGTGCCGCGTACCCATGGGCACAACGCGGTGTTGGCGATCAAAGCCATGGAAGAGGGACGGGCCAAGGTGTTCATCGGCTTGGGCGGCAACTTTGCCCAAGCCACCCCGGACACCGCGCGCACCCACGCGGCGCTGCAGAACTGCGCGTTGACCGTGCAGATTTCCACCAAGCTCAACCGCTCGCACCTGGTCACCGGCCGCGATGCGCTGATCCTGCCGTGCCTGGGCCGTACCGAAATCGACCTGCAGGCCGAAGGGCCGCAAGGCGTGACTGTGGAGGACACCTTCAGCATGGTGCACATCTCCCACGGCCAGTTGCGCCCGCGCTCGCCGCATATGCGCTCGGAGCCCTGGATCATCGCCGGCATGGCCAAGGCTACGCTGGGTAACCAGCCGATAGACTGGGAGTTTGCGGTGGCCGACTACAGCCGTATTCGTCAGATGATCGCAGACGTTATCCCTGGTTTCGCCAGCTTCAATGAGCGCTTGCAGCAGCCGGGCGGTTTCCACCTGGGTAACACCGCCGCCGATCGCAACTTCCGAACGGCCACGGGCAAGGCCCGGTTCATGCCCCACGCGCTGCCCGAGGAGCTGGTCAATGCCAAGGTGCTGGCCCGGGGTGACAAACCCGACCTGATCCTGCAGACCCTGCGCTCGCACGACCAGTACAACACCACCCTGTATGGCCTGGACGACCGCTACCGTGGGGTGTTCGGCCTGCGTGAAGTGGTGTTCGTCAATGAGGCGGACATCCGTCGCCTGGGCTTCGAACCGGGTGAGCAGGTGGACCTTGTGTCGTTGTGGGAGGATGGCGTGGAGCGGCGGGTGTCGGGGTTCCGCCTGGTGGCGTATGACGTGCCGGAGGGGCAGGCGGCGGCGTATTACCCGGAAACCAACCCGTTGGTACCGCTGGAAAGCTATGGTGAGGGGACCTATACCCCGACCTCGAAATTCGTGGCGATCAAGGTCGTGAAAGCCAAGGCGGGGAACCGCATTGCGGCGGTGTTGGCCTCGGATTGA
- a CDS encoding amino acid permease: protein MSGKFKKQLSLLDLTFIGLGAIFGSGWLFAASHVSAIAGPAGILSWFLGGFAVLLLGIVYCELGAALPRAGGVVRYPVYSHGPLLGYLMGFITLIAFSSLIAIEVVASRQYAAAWFPGLTKAGSSDPTVLGWLVQFALLGLFFFLNYRSVKTFAKANNLVSVFKFIVPLLVIGVLFTFFKPENFEVQGFAPFGLSGVEMAVSAGGIIFAYLGLTPIISVASEVKNPQRTIPIALILSVLLSTAIYALLQLAFLGSVPTEMLANGWASVTKELALPYRDIALALGVGWLAYLVVADAVISPSGCGNIYMNATPRVIYGWAQTGTFFKYFTRIDAESGIPRPALWLTFGLSVFWTLPFPSWEALINVVSAALVLSYAVAPVSVAALRRNAPHMPRPFRVKGMAVLGPLSFIIAALIVYWSGWNTVSWLLALQIVMFVLYLLCSRFVPTQHLSLAQQVRSSAWLIGFYAVTILLSWLGSFGGLGVIGHPFDTVVVAACALGIYYWGAATGVPAHLVRLEGDDESEACAETINGRPVAVAS, encoded by the coding sequence ATGTCAGGCAAATTCAAAAAACAGTTATCACTGCTGGACCTCACCTTCATCGGCCTAGGCGCCATCTTCGGCTCCGGTTGGCTGTTTGCCGCCAGCCATGTCTCGGCCATCGCCGGCCCGGCCGGCATCCTCTCCTGGTTCCTGGGCGGGTTCGCCGTACTGTTGCTGGGCATCGTCTACTGCGAGCTGGGCGCCGCCTTGCCCCGCGCCGGTGGCGTGGTGCGCTACCCGGTGTACTCGCACGGCCCGCTGCTGGGCTACCTGATGGGCTTCATCACCCTGATCGCCTTTTCCAGCCTGATCGCCATCGAGGTGGTCGCCTCACGCCAATACGCCGCCGCCTGGTTTCCCGGGCTCACCAAGGCCGGCTCCAGCGACCCAACCGTGCTCGGCTGGCTGGTGCAGTTCGCCTTGCTGGGGCTGTTCTTCTTTCTCAACTACCGCAGCGTGAAAACCTTCGCCAAGGCCAACAACCTGGTCAGCGTGTTCAAGTTCATCGTGCCACTGCTGGTGATCGGCGTGCTGTTCACCTTCTTCAAACCGGAAAACTTCGAGGTCCAGGGCTTTGCCCCGTTCGGTCTGTCCGGGGTGGAAATGGCGGTATCCGCCGGTGGCATCATCTTCGCCTACCTGGGCCTGACGCCGATCATTTCGGTGGCCAGCGAGGTGAAGAACCCGCAACGCACCATCCCCATTGCACTGATCTTGTCGGTACTGCTGTCCACCGCCATCTACGCGCTGCTGCAACTGGCTTTCCTTGGCAGCGTGCCGACCGAAATGCTGGCCAACGGCTGGGCCAGCGTGACCAAGGAGCTGGCACTGCCCTACCGTGACATCGCCCTGGCCCTGGGTGTGGGCTGGCTCGCCTACCTGGTGGTGGCCGACGCAGTGATCTCGCCAAGCGGCTGCGGCAACATCTACATGAACGCCACCCCACGCGTGATCTATGGCTGGGCGCAGACCGGCACCTTCTTCAAGTACTTCACCCGCATCGATGCAGAATCCGGCATCCCGCGCCCGGCCCTGTGGCTGACGTTTGGCTTGTCGGTATTCTGGACCCTGCCGTTCCCATCGTGGGAAGCGCTGATCAACGTGGTGTCCGCCGCCCTGGTGCTGAGCTACGCCGTGGCCCCGGTCAGCGTCGCCGCCCTGCGCCGCAATGCACCACACATGCCGCGCCCGTTCCGGGTCAAGGGCATGGCCGTGCTTGGTCCGCTGTCGTTCATCATCGCTGCACTGATCGTGTACTGGTCGGGCTGGAACACCGTGTCGTGGCTGCTGGCCCTGCAGATCGTGATGTTCGTGCTGTACCTGCTGTGCAGCCGTTTCGTACCCACCCAGCACCTGTCGCTGGCCCAGCAAGTTCGCTCGTCGGCGTGGCTGATCGGGTTCTACGCGGTGACCATCCTGCTGTCGTGGCTGGGCAGCTTCGGCGGCCTGGGCGTCATCGGCCACCCATTCGACACCGTGGTCGTGGCGGCCTGCGCACTGGGCATCTACTACTGGGGCGCCGCCACGGGTGTGCCTGCCCACCTGGTGCGTCTGGAAGGCGACGACGAAAGCGAAGCCTGCGCTGAAACCATTAACGGCCGCCCTGTCGCCGTCGCTTCCTGA
- the moaB gene encoding molybdenum cofactor biosynthesis protein B, translated as MRVQLDAVFVPLNIAVLTVSDTRTYDSDTSGALLANRSVEVGHRLVARALLKDDLYKIRAQVASWIADEQVQVVLITGGTGFTGRDSTPEAVECLLDKRIDGFGELFRALSILDIGSSTVQSRALAGLSNRTLVCCLPGSTGACRTAWEGILAEQLDARHRPCNFVKHLLPIEACASRG; from the coding sequence GTGCGCGTCCAACTTGATGCGGTCTTCGTGCCGCTGAACATCGCCGTGCTGACTGTCAGCGACACCCGGACCTACGATAGCGATACTTCCGGCGCGCTACTGGCCAATCGCTCGGTCGAGGTCGGTCACCGGCTGGTGGCGCGAGCGCTGCTCAAGGACGACCTGTACAAGATCCGCGCTCAGGTGGCCAGCTGGATTGCCGATGAACAGGTGCAGGTGGTGCTGATCACCGGCGGTACCGGCTTTACCGGGCGCGACAGCACACCCGAAGCGGTCGAGTGCCTGCTGGACAAGCGTATCGATGGGTTTGGCGAGTTGTTCCGGGCATTGTCGATTCTCGATATTGGCAGCTCGACCGTGCAGAGCCGGGCGTTGGCCGGGTTGTCCAACCGCACATTGGTGTGCTGCCTGCCGGGCTCGACCGGGGCCTGCCGCACCGCCTGGGAAGGGATTCTGGCAGAGCAGCTGGATGCACGGCACCGGCCATGCAACTTCGTCAAACACCTGTTGCCGATCGAGGCCTGCGCAAGCCGGGGCTGA
- a CDS encoding aminotransferase class I/II-fold pyridoxal phosphate-dependent enzyme gives MGLTMSDKPRNFATRTIHAGEQFSVADNAIFPAIVTASSFTKRSLDDKPEYSYSRVGNPTRHAYETCVAALEEGVGAVACASGVNATATVLELLPKDAHVVVMNGVYGGTFRIMEDYRSRTSGLTTTYVDLNDLEAVAAAIKPETQLIWIESPTNPLLHLVDIKAVCDLARARGILTCIDNTFCSPWNQRPITLGVDLVMHSASKYIGGHSDLTGGVVVAANDALLARLRRISMAIGAVQGPFDCYLALRGLKTLDVRMERQCANALQVARFLEGHAQVEQVYYPGLESHPQHELCKRQMRSGGAVVAMKVKGDRAALNCLVEALQIFVLADSLGGVESMINHSWSMSHCSLSPEQKGVMGISENLLRLSVGIEDYRDLVEDLDGALKALVAV, from the coding sequence ATGGGCCTGACCATGTCCGACAAGCCGCGCAATTTCGCCACCCGTACCATTCACGCCGGCGAGCAGTTCAGCGTTGCCGATAACGCCATTTTCCCGGCCATCGTCACCGCCAGTTCGTTCACCAAGCGCAGCCTGGATGACAAGCCGGAATATTCCTATAGTCGCGTCGGCAACCCCACCCGGCATGCCTACGAAACCTGTGTCGCTGCCCTGGAAGAAGGCGTGGGCGCTGTGGCCTGCGCCTCGGGAGTCAATGCCACCGCAACCGTGCTTGAGCTGCTGCCCAAGGATGCCCACGTGGTGGTGATGAACGGCGTGTACGGTGGCACATTCCGCATCATGGAAGATTACCGCAGCCGCACCTCGGGGCTGACCACCACCTATGTCGATCTCAACGACCTTGAAGCCGTAGCGGCTGCGATCAAGCCGGAAACCCAGCTGATCTGGATCGAATCGCCGACCAACCCGTTGCTGCACCTGGTCGACATCAAGGCGGTATGCGACCTGGCCAGGGCGCGGGGAATTCTTACCTGTATCGACAACACGTTCTGCTCACCGTGGAACCAGCGCCCGATCACCTTGGGCGTGGACTTGGTGATGCACTCGGCCAGCAAGTACATCGGTGGCCACTCCGACCTCACCGGCGGTGTGGTGGTGGCAGCCAATGACGCGCTGCTGGCCCGCCTGCGCCGTATCAGCATGGCGATTGGTGCGGTGCAGGGGCCGTTCGACTGCTACCTGGCCCTGCGCGGCCTGAAAACCCTGGATGTGCGCATGGAGCGCCAGTGCGCCAATGCCCTGCAGGTGGCGCGCTTCCTGGAAGGCCACGCGCAGGTCGAGCAGGTCTATTACCCGGGGCTGGAAAGCCACCCACAGCATGAACTGTGCAAACGCCAGATGCGCAGTGGCGGGGCAGTGGTGGCGATGAAGGTCAAGGGCGACCGCGCCGCGCTCAACTGCCTGGTAGAGGCACTGCAGATTTTTGTGCTGGCTGACTCACTGGGCGGGGTGGAGAGCATGATCAACCATTCCTGGAGCATGTCGCACTGCTCGCTGAGCCCGGAGCAGAAAGGGGTGATGGGTATCAGCGAAAACCTGCTGCGGTTGTCGGTAGGTATCGAGGATTACCGTGACCTGGTCGAGGACCTGGATGGGGCGTTGAAAGCGCTGGTTGCTGTGTAA
- a CDS encoding helix-turn-helix domain-containing protein: MTDAPLATLYQSLDQHRPATLEALLAGVSLLLPMLDAIPNAAIFIKDSAARYALANNTLVQRCGLKRLQPLLGKTSAEVFPAQFGPGYTEQDRRVLKEGLVLEDQLELHLYGSREPGWCLTHKRPLYNPASEIIGLVGISVDLQSAADSHPAYQRLAAVDEHIRRHFHQPISMGELTRIAGISVAQLERYCKRVFHLTPRQMIHKARLEHAHRLLHSELPITEVAMRCGYTDHSAFSRQFKQLTGFTPRQYRQATADQVA; this comes from the coding sequence ATGACCGACGCCCCCCTGGCAACCCTCTACCAGTCCCTCGACCAGCACCGCCCCGCCACCCTTGAGGCCCTGCTCGCCGGAGTATCGCTGTTGTTGCCGATGCTCGACGCCATCCCCAACGCCGCAATCTTCATCAAGGATTCTGCTGCCCGCTATGCGTTGGCCAACAACACACTGGTCCAGCGCTGTGGCCTCAAGCGCCTGCAACCGCTGCTAGGCAAGACCAGCGCCGAGGTATTTCCGGCACAATTTGGCCCCGGCTATACCGAGCAGGATCGACGTGTTCTCAAGGAAGGCCTGGTGCTGGAGGACCAGTTGGAGCTGCACCTCTACGGCAGCCGTGAGCCCGGCTGGTGCCTGACCCACAAGCGCCCGCTGTACAACCCTGCCAGCGAAATCATCGGCCTGGTCGGCATCTCGGTCGACTTGCAGTCAGCCGCCGACAGCCACCCTGCCTATCAGCGGTTGGCGGCGGTTGACGAGCACATCCGCCGGCATTTTCATCAGCCGATCAGCATGGGCGAGCTGACCCGCATCGCTGGTATCTCCGTGGCTCAACTGGAACGCTACTGCAAGCGGGTGTTCCACCTCACGCCCCGGCAGATGATCCACAAGGCGCGCCTGGAGCATGCCCATCGCCTGCTGCATTCGGAGCTGCCGATCACTGAAGTGGCGATGCGCTGCGGCTACACCGATCACAGCGCCTTCAGCCGCCAGTTCAAGCAACTGACCGGCTTTACGCCGCGCCAGTATCGACAGGCTACCGCCGATCAGGTGGCCTGA
- the moaA gene encoding GTP 3',8-cyclase MoaA — translation MEQNSRALIDGFNRKIDYLRMSVTDRCDFRCVYCMAEDMQFLPRQQILSLEELFQVAERFVALGTRKIRLTGGEPLVRQGIVDLCGRIAALPGLHELCLTSNGSQLGRLAQPLFDAGVTRLNISLDSLDADRFKQLTRTGDLAQVIAGIDAARQAGFKRTKLNCVVLKGRNDHELVDLVRFAIERELDITFIEEMPLGVISEHERDESFCSSDEVRERLAEQFTLIESTESSMGPARYWRLAEAKNTRVGFISPHSHNFCATCNRVRLTVEGRLLLCLGNEHSVDLKHVLRAHPGNPERLEKAIRDSLHLKPYRHHFEVGGDVQILRFMNMTGG, via the coding sequence GTGGAACAGAACAGCCGGGCCCTGATCGACGGCTTCAACCGGAAAATCGACTACCTGCGGATGTCGGTCACCGACCGCTGTGACTTCCGTTGCGTGTACTGCATGGCCGAAGACATGCAGTTTCTGCCGCGCCAGCAAATCCTCAGTCTCGAAGAACTGTTCCAGGTGGCCGAGCGCTTTGTCGCCCTCGGCACCCGCAAGATCCGCCTGACGGGTGGCGAGCCACTGGTACGCCAGGGCATCGTCGACCTGTGTGGGCGCATCGCCGCCCTGCCCGGCCTGCACGAGCTGTGCCTGACCAGCAACGGCTCGCAACTCGGACGCCTGGCTCAGCCGCTGTTCGACGCCGGCGTGACACGCCTGAACATCAGCCTGGATAGCCTGGATGCCGACCGTTTCAAGCAACTGACCCGCACCGGCGACCTTGCCCAGGTAATCGCCGGCATCGACGCCGCACGCCAGGCCGGTTTCAAACGCACCAAGCTCAACTGCGTGGTACTCAAAGGCCGTAACGACCATGAACTGGTCGATCTGGTGCGCTTTGCCATCGAACGCGAGCTGGACATCACCTTCATCGAGGAAATGCCGCTGGGGGTGATAAGCGAGCATGAACGTGACGAATCGTTCTGCTCCAGCGATGAAGTTCGTGAACGCCTGGCCGAGCAGTTCACGCTGATCGAATCGACCGAATCGTCCATGGGGCCGGCCCGCTACTGGCGCCTGGCCGAAGCCAAAAACACCCGGGTCGGCTTCATTTCACCGCACAGCCACAACTTCTGCGCCACCTGCAACCGCGTACGCCTTACCGTCGAAGGCCGCCTGCTGTTGTGCCTGGGCAACGAACACTCGGTAGACCTCAAGCACGTGCTGCGCGCCCATCCTGGCAACCCCGAACGCCTGGAAAAGGCCATTCGCGACTCGCTGCACCTCAAGCCCTATCGCCATCACTTCGAAGTCGGTGGCGATGTGCAGATCCTGCGCTTCATGAACATGACCGGCGGCTGA
- a CDS encoding bestrophin, whose protein sequence is MIVPPSPDVLRVLFTLKGSIVKRIALRCLTVTLLAALIVLVERHFPAYFYPVSATPFTLLGLSLSIFMSFRNNACYDRWWEGRKAWGKLIIETRSFVRESMVIADETLRNELLRNLCGFAHALNARLRNEDERAAARPWLAQADAISPHNVCDGILREIGEHCSRLAAQQQISEWRYNLLEQRLVGLTEVQATCERIKGTPLPFPYTLLLHRTIYIFCLLLPFALAEPLGWLAPLFTTIVGYTFFGLDAIGNELEDPFGRDENDLPTDAMVRTVERDVLAGLGEQQLPPALLPVGYVLS, encoded by the coding sequence ATGATCGTCCCGCCCTCCCCCGATGTGCTGCGCGTGCTGTTCACCCTCAAGGGGTCGATCGTTAAACGCATTGCCCTGCGCTGCCTGACGGTGACACTGCTGGCCGCGCTGATCGTGCTGGTCGAGCGGCATTTCCCAGCGTATTTCTACCCGGTCAGCGCCACGCCATTCACCTTGCTGGGCCTGTCGCTGTCGATCTTCATGAGCTTTCGCAACAACGCGTGCTACGACCGTTGGTGGGAGGGGCGCAAGGCCTGGGGCAAGCTGATTATAGAAACTCGCTCGTTCGTGCGCGAAAGCATGGTGATCGCCGACGAAACACTGCGCAACGAACTGCTGCGCAACTTGTGTGGCTTCGCTCATGCACTCAATGCCCGGCTGCGTAACGAGGACGAACGGGCAGCTGCCAGACCGTGGCTGGCCCAGGCCGATGCGATCAGCCCGCACAATGTGTGCGACGGTATCCTGCGTGAAATCGGCGAACACTGTTCACGGTTGGCCGCGCAGCAACAGATCAGCGAATGGCGCTACAACCTGCTGGAACAACGCCTGGTGGGCCTGACCGAAGTGCAGGCCACCTGCGAGCGGATCAAGGGCACGCCCTTGCCGTTCCCCTACACGCTGCTGCTGCACCGTACCATCTATATTTTCTGCCTGCTGCTGCCGTTTGCCCTGGCCGAGCCGCTGGGCTGGCTGGCACCACTGTTCACCACCATCGTGGGGTACACGTTCTTCGGGCTGGATGCGATCGGCAACGAGCTGGAAGACCCGTTCGGGCGCGATGAGAACGACCTGCCGACCGATGCCATGGTGCGCACGGTGGAGCGCGATGTGCTGGCCGGATTGGGGGAACAGCAGTTGCCGCCGGCCTTGTTGCCGGTGGGGTATGTGTTGAGCTGA
- a CDS encoding LysR family transcriptional regulator — protein sequence MDIKQLKFLIALDQTRHFGQAAALCHITQPTLSMRLRNLEDELDLVLVKRGQRFEGFTEAGERILAWARTLLAAHDGLQAEAASCRGQVVGSLRLGTVPLASFNPMHLLLPLREKYPELHFQLSSLSSEQVLDGLSRNQLDLGICYLDQVNTSFFEVIELGTTTMGLLHDTRHFQFASDQLRWDELGDIPLGLLSKGMHYRQSLDLSFRSRGLEPNAVLESDSSFQLIQAINTGICCAIMPLDCGLEDLSEHLRILPVADAAILSPVGLLLRRSEPRSAIAEQCFAEARGLFQAT from the coding sequence ATGGACATCAAGCAGCTCAAGTTCCTCATCGCCCTCGACCAGACCCGCCACTTCGGCCAGGCGGCGGCGCTGTGCCATATCACTCAGCCGACGCTGTCCATGCGCCTGCGCAACCTGGAAGACGAACTGGACCTGGTGCTGGTCAAGCGGGGCCAGCGCTTCGAAGGTTTCACCGAGGCCGGCGAGCGCATCCTGGCCTGGGCCCGCACCCTGCTCGCTGCCCACGACGGCCTGCAGGCCGAGGCTGCCAGTTGTCGTGGCCAGGTGGTCGGCAGCCTGCGCCTGGGCACGGTGCCGCTGGCCAGTTTCAACCCCATGCACCTGCTGCTGCCCCTGCGCGAAAAATACCCCGAACTGCACTTTCAGCTCAGCTCGCTGAGTTCGGAACAGGTACTCGACGGCCTCAGCCGCAACCAGCTCGACCTGGGTATCTGCTACCTGGACCAGGTCAATACCAGCTTCTTCGAAGTGATCGAACTCGGCACCACCACCATGGGCCTGCTGCACGACACGCGGCACTTCCAGTTCGCCAGCGACCAGTTGCGCTGGGACGAGCTCGGCGATATTCCGCTGGGACTGCTGAGCAAAGGCATGCACTACCGCCAGTCTCTGGACCTGAGCTTCCGTAGCCGTGGTCTTGAACCCAATGCGGTGCTTGAGAGCGACTCGAGCTTCCAGCTTATCCAGGCCATCAACACCGGCATATGTTGCGCGATCATGCCACTGGACTGCGGCCTGGAAGACCTCAGCGAGCACCTGCGAATCCTGCCGGTGGCCGACGCCGCCATCCTTAGCCCGGTCGGGCTGCTGCTGCGCCGCAGCGAGCCGCGCTCGGCGATTGCCGAGCAATGCTTTGCCGAGGCGCGTGGGCTGTTTCAGGCCACCTGA
- a CDS encoding winged helix-turn-helix transcriptional regulator — MDSFDQHILTLLQRDASISLKDLAEAVNLSTTPCWKRVKRLEEDGYILGRVALLDPERLGLGLTVFVQLKTQRHDSAWLEQFAATVTGFEEVMECYRMSGDWDYMLRVVVGDIAAYDRFYKKLITRTDGLSNITSSFAMEQMKYTTAYPVNRA; from the coding sequence ATGGACAGTTTCGACCAGCACATTCTTACCCTGCTACAGCGTGATGCCTCGATCTCGCTGAAGGACCTGGCCGAGGCCGTCAACCTGTCCACCACACCGTGCTGGAAGCGGGTCAAGCGCCTGGAAGAAGACGGCTACATACTCGGCCGTGTCGCCCTGCTGGACCCCGAACGGCTGGGGCTGGGGCTTACTGTGTTCGTCCAGCTCAAGACCCAGCGCCACGACAGCGCCTGGCTGGAGCAGTTTGCCGCGACCGTCACCGGGTTCGAGGAAGTGATGGAGTGCTACCGCATGTCCGGCGACTGGGACTACATGCTGCGGGTGGTGGTGGGCGATATCGCGGCGTATGACCGGTTTTACAAAAAGCTGATTACCCGTACCGACGGGCTATCGAACATCACCTCCAGTTTTGCCATGGAGCAGATGAAGTACACCACGGCTTACCCGGTGAATCGCGCCTGA